One window of the Daphnia pulex isolate KAP4 chromosome 8, ASM2113471v1 genome contains the following:
- the LOC124199450 gene encoding heat shock 70 kDa protein 14-like — MSAYFGLHVGRTNSCVSVCKDGKSDVVANDAGDRVTPSIVSFSSEEIAVGLPAKQGLFRNMSNSVVKCKELLSWNGEEEELAKLRSTSVCPVIIKNKKLFYEVEVDEKKKQFSPEDILVHIYRKLYDIAIHHSNAVDESMKAVVSVPLSFTSEQRQAVWKAAEKARFNILQVISEPAASLLAYGVGQSNKHETLCCLVYRCGGATLDVSVVSVRGGMYSVVSSLHRKQGGDKFTALVANYLADEFQNKWKLDPRESKRSMFKLMGAAEECKHVLSTLNTAHCFVESLHEGVDLSANVSRARIDMLITQLFPEYIGPISEALTQASLTAADVHKVIVCGGTAKMPRLQQAIQEALPNSELLSNLTADEVFAVGCCNQAAVIGEPWDTVCQYKQVSVPAISKAISVRCGDEEESQTTTVFCAQTPLSSRFSLPVPLGKKHNVAIVDVFEATELVAKLTLKNLPEAPSVAANFHLSSDGSLHVTLTEKITGVTTAATIGTSVAA; from the exons atgtcggcgTATTTTGGCTTACACGTCGGTCGCACCAACTCTTGCGTGTCCGTCTGCAAG GATGGTAAATCTGATGTTGTTGCTAACGATGCCGGTGATCGAGTTACTCCTTCAATCGTGTCTTTCTCGTCTGAAGAAATT GCTGTTGGTTTACCGGCCAAACAAGGCCTCTTCAGAAACATGTCTAATAGCGTTGTAAAATGCAAAGAGCTTTTGTCCTGGAACGGGGAGGAAGAGGAATTGGCCAAGCTGCGGTCCACATCTGTTTGTCCtgttattattaaaaacaaaaaactgttttatGAAGTGGAGGtcgatgagaagaagaagcaattcTCTCCTGAAGACATCCTAGTTCACATTTATAGGAAGTTGTATG ATATTGCAATCCATCACTCAAATGCTGTGGATGAATCGATGAAAGCAGTTGTGAGCGTCCCACTCTCTTTTACATCTGAACAAAGACAAGCCGTGTGGAAGGCCGCCGAGAAAGCCCGTTTTAACATATTGCAAGTGATTAGTGAGCCCGCTGCTTCTCTACTGGCCTACGGTGTTGGTCAGTCCAACAAACACGAAACTTT GTGTTGCTTGGTGTATCGTTGCGGTGGAGCTACGCTGGATGTTTCCGTAGTCAGTGTGCGCGGAGGAATGTACAGCGTCGTTTCTTCACTCCATCGAAAGCAAGGCGGTGACAAGTTCACGGCTCTTGTAGCCAATTACCTCGCCGACGAGTTTCAAAA CAAATGGAAGTTGGATCCTCGGGAAAGCAAACGCTCTATGTTCAAACTGATGGGGGCTGCCGAAGAATGCAAACACGTGTTATCGACGTTGAACACGGCCCACTGCTTTGTGGAGTCGTTGCACGAAGGAGTCGACTTGAGCGCCAATGTGTCCCGAGCTAGAATAGACATGCTCATCACTCAGCTCTTCCCCGAATACATTGGTCCTATTTCTGAAGCATTGACGCAAGCAAGTCTGACTGCTGCTGACGTTCACAAG GTGATCGTTTGCGGTGGAACGGCTAAAATGCCCAGGCTGCAACAGGCCATCCAGGAAGCACTGCCCAATAGTGAATTATTATCCAACTTGACAGCCGACGAAGTCTTCGCTGTGGGTTGCTGTAACCAAGCCGCTGTGATTGGAGAGCCCTGGGACACGGTGTGTCAGTACAAACAAGTTTCTGTGCCTGCCATCAGCAAAGCTATTTCAGTGCGC TGTGGAGACGAAGAGGAGAGTCAAACAACGACGGTGTTTTGCGCTCAAACTCCATTGTCGTCGCGGTTTTCACTTCCCGTTCCACTTGGCAAGAAACATAACGTGGCCATTGTCGACGTGTTTGAGGCAACTGAACTTGTGGCGAAG ttaactttaaaaaatctgcCAGAAGCACCAAGTGTGGCGGCAAATTTTCATCTTTCCAG TGACGGATCTCTACACGTGACACTGACAGAAAAGATAACGGGGGTTACAACGGCAGCGACAATTGGAACATCAGTCGCAGCATGA
- the LOC124200377 gene encoding MAP kinase-interacting serine/threonine-protein kinase 1-like isoform X2 gives MVEKYGDDSSDNGEGENDMVVLAADRQAAIQRQKEEAKKRRRKKKRTGSSLFASTFNELYRLTGEFLGQGAYASVQTCVNIWTDVEYAVKIIEKVPGHSRDRVFKEVETFHHCQGHPNIIQLIEFFEEEDRFYLVFEKILGGPLLSHIQRRVHFTEHEASLVLRDLAAGLQFLHKKGIAHRDLKPENILCVYPDRLTPVKICDFDLGSGIKFNSNLNSPISTPELLTPVGSAEFMAPEVVDAFVGQMINGYDKRCDLWSLGIVMYILLCGYPPFYGHCGADCGWERGEACQSCQGLLFTSIQEGRYEFPDREWAHISQEAKDLIRGLLVKEAPRRLSAQSVLEHPWVKNGGPRTPLITPQVIRRNNSARELSVFAESAMAVKRVVMQHFSMNLALEARLRSLDEDSGLGHEPEVIEMDVDSQSVEDDTIQFGHLSLDADEENSVVVPVKSSMSSASMDARGGGESRKKVTFGLAPPTGSRLAQRRLKSCLSLDALTPNGN, from the exons atggtggaaaagtACGGCGACGATAGTTCAGATAATG GCGAGGGCGAGAACGACATGGTCGTGTTGGCCGCTGACCGTCAGGCGGCCATCCAGCGTCAAAAGGAGGAAGCCAAGAAACGtcgaaggaagaagaaacggacTGGATCCAGTCTCTTCGCCTCTACTTTTAATG AGCTCTACAGACTTACGGGCGAGTTTTTGGGGCAAGGCGCTTACGCTTCGGTTCAAACCTGCGTCAACATATGGACCGATGTCGAATATGCTGTCaag ATAATCGAAAAAGTGCCGGGCCATAGCCGCGATCGCGTCTTTAAAGAAGTGGAGACTTTCCACCACTGCCAGGGACATCCCAACATAATCCAGCtgattgaatttttcgaaGAGGAGGACCGTTTCTATTTGGTTTTCGAGAAGATCCTGGGCGGCCCGTTGCTGTCGCACATTCAACGGCGTGTCCACTTTACCGAGCACGAAGCCAGTCTGGTGCTGCGTGACTTGGCCGCCGGCCTGCAGTTCCTCCACAAGAAGGGGATCGCCCACCGAGACCTCAAGCCGGAAAACATCCTTTGCGTCTATCCCGACCGTCTGACGCCGGTCAAGATCTGTGATTTCGATCTCGGTTCGGGCATCAAGTTCAACTCGAACCTCAACTCGCCCATCTCTACGCCGGAATTGCTCACACCAGTGGGCAGCGCCGAGTTTATGGCTCCAGAAGTCGTCGATGCTTTTGTCGGCCAGATGATCAACGGATATGACAAGCGATGCGACCTCTGGTCGCTCGGCATTGTCATGTACATTTTGCTCTGCGGCTACCCGCCATTCTACGGCCATTGCGGAGCCGATTGCGGATGGGAGCGCGGAGAGGCTTGCCAATCGTGCCAGGGCCTTTTGTTCACCAGCATCCAGGAGGGACGTTACGAATTTCCCGATCGTGAATGGGCTCACATCTCGCAAGAGGCCAAGGATCTCATCCGCGGTCTGTTGGTCAAGGAGGCACCACGTCGTCTCTCTGCTCAATCCGTGCTGGAACATCCCTGGGTCAAGAACGGCGGACCTCGCACTCCCCTCATCACCCCTCAAGTCATTCGCag GAATAATAGTGCTCGAGAGCTGTCGGTGTTTGCCGAAAGTGCCATGGCCGTCAAGCGAGTGGTGATGCAACATTTCAGCATGAATTTAGCTTTGGAAGCCCGTCTGAGGAGCCTGGATGAAGATTCCGGATTGGGTCACGAACCCGAAGTCATCGAGATGGATGTCGACAGTCAATCGGTGGAGGACGACACCATTCAATTTGGTCATTTGTCGTTGGATGCCGATGAGGAGAACAGTGTCGTCGTTCCTGTCAAATCGTCGATGAGCAGCGCTTCGATGGATGCACGCGGCGGTGGTGAATCGCGCAAGAAGGTGACGTTCGGTCTGGCTCCGCCAACCGGATCGCGACTGGCTCAGAGACGTTTAAAGTCGTGTCTTAGTCTCGACGCTTTGACTCCCAACGGCAATTGA
- the LOC124200377 gene encoding MAP kinase-interacting serine/threonine-protein kinase 1-like isoform X1, translating to MGEEISASQRIRHQQSVRFATLEIAAEVPTSHPPPPTQQLLYSPRCVPIKSALKHSSSSSSAASGSTDSGFAGSAFADNEGEGENDMVVLAADRQAAIQRQKEEAKKRRRKKKRTGSSLFASTFNELYRLTGEFLGQGAYASVQTCVNIWTDVEYAVKIIEKVPGHSRDRVFKEVETFHHCQGHPNIIQLIEFFEEEDRFYLVFEKILGGPLLSHIQRRVHFTEHEASLVLRDLAAGLQFLHKKGIAHRDLKPENILCVYPDRLTPVKICDFDLGSGIKFNSNLNSPISTPELLTPVGSAEFMAPEVVDAFVGQMINGYDKRCDLWSLGIVMYILLCGYPPFYGHCGADCGWERGEACQSCQGLLFTSIQEGRYEFPDREWAHISQEAKDLIRGLLVKEAPRRLSAQSVLEHPWVKNGGPRTPLITPQVIRRNNSARELSVFAESAMAVKRVVMQHFSMNLALEARLRSLDEDSGLGHEPEVIEMDVDSQSVEDDTIQFGHLSLDADEENSVVVPVKSSMSSASMDARGGGESRKKVTFGLAPPTGSRLAQRRLKSCLSLDALTPNGN from the exons ATGGGTGAAGAGATATCTGCCAGCCAGCGGATACGTCACCAGCAGTCGGTGAGATTCGCCACGTTGGAAATTGCTGCTGAGGTGCCCACATCccatccaccaccacccactcAGCAGCTCCTCTACTCTCCTCGTTGCGTGCCCATCAAATCGGCGTTGAAACAttcctcctcgtcgtcgtctgctgcttcCGGATCGACCGATTCCGGATTCGCCGGCTCCGCCTTTGCCGACAACGAAG GCGAGGGCGAGAACGACATGGTCGTGTTGGCCGCTGACCGTCAGGCGGCCATCCAGCGTCAAAAGGAGGAAGCCAAGAAACGtcgaaggaagaagaaacggacTGGATCCAGTCTCTTCGCCTCTACTTTTAATG AGCTCTACAGACTTACGGGCGAGTTTTTGGGGCAAGGCGCTTACGCTTCGGTTCAAACCTGCGTCAACATATGGACCGATGTCGAATATGCTGTCaag ATAATCGAAAAAGTGCCGGGCCATAGCCGCGATCGCGTCTTTAAAGAAGTGGAGACTTTCCACCACTGCCAGGGACATCCCAACATAATCCAGCtgattgaatttttcgaaGAGGAGGACCGTTTCTATTTGGTTTTCGAGAAGATCCTGGGCGGCCCGTTGCTGTCGCACATTCAACGGCGTGTCCACTTTACCGAGCACGAAGCCAGTCTGGTGCTGCGTGACTTGGCCGCCGGCCTGCAGTTCCTCCACAAGAAGGGGATCGCCCACCGAGACCTCAAGCCGGAAAACATCCTTTGCGTCTATCCCGACCGTCTGACGCCGGTCAAGATCTGTGATTTCGATCTCGGTTCGGGCATCAAGTTCAACTCGAACCTCAACTCGCCCATCTCTACGCCGGAATTGCTCACACCAGTGGGCAGCGCCGAGTTTATGGCTCCAGAAGTCGTCGATGCTTTTGTCGGCCAGATGATCAACGGATATGACAAGCGATGCGACCTCTGGTCGCTCGGCATTGTCATGTACATTTTGCTCTGCGGCTACCCGCCATTCTACGGCCATTGCGGAGCCGATTGCGGATGGGAGCGCGGAGAGGCTTGCCAATCGTGCCAGGGCCTTTTGTTCACCAGCATCCAGGAGGGACGTTACGAATTTCCCGATCGTGAATGGGCTCACATCTCGCAAGAGGCCAAGGATCTCATCCGCGGTCTGTTGGTCAAGGAGGCACCACGTCGTCTCTCTGCTCAATCCGTGCTGGAACATCCCTGGGTCAAGAACGGCGGACCTCGCACTCCCCTCATCACCCCTCAAGTCATTCGCag GAATAATAGTGCTCGAGAGCTGTCGGTGTTTGCCGAAAGTGCCATGGCCGTCAAGCGAGTGGTGATGCAACATTTCAGCATGAATTTAGCTTTGGAAGCCCGTCTGAGGAGCCTGGATGAAGATTCCGGATTGGGTCACGAACCCGAAGTCATCGAGATGGATGTCGACAGTCAATCGGTGGAGGACGACACCATTCAATTTGGTCATTTGTCGTTGGATGCCGATGAGGAGAACAGTGTCGTCGTTCCTGTCAAATCGTCGATGAGCAGCGCTTCGATGGATGCACGCGGCGGTGGTGAATCGCGCAAGAAGGTGACGTTCGGTCTGGCTCCGCCAACCGGATCGCGACTGGCTCAGAGACGTTTAAAGTCGTGTCTTAGTCTCGACGCTTTGACTCCCAACGGCAATTGA
- the LOC124199449 gene encoding ubiquitin carboxyl-terminal hydrolase 37-like, with product MPIPLLYQRQKKQENLFDLLKRQGAATSLTSEEDLSVEKTSSSQLPNYVSIFTTANSYNLRSKSSQKDEITEILEGTSTEATSTPKQSKMPDFSRNSSLDDKLSLENLCLLHKDKHTEGLFEDALIPCNNRDCRYYNLFDNSKKKSKENKLTTHTSVRKRIRFFRPEDEQDEDNKACVETNSTSTIPVKSFYNKQTKSLSRSPSPVQNLNVSPIPSLVTVDELTGSDSQTSHERPWTRSRPYILSDPTITYPPYDIGLRNIDNTCYVNATLQALFALPGFTDDLVTAFEGTENLPHFASLLANMITARKKGLPIEVDKINEDLVKNLWMLHPSYSVREQQDASEFLIRLIEHLKLALPAGPINPVESHFECEMIEVVHCTACGKKKKRAQKHTSICLPMPKDSRNLEQCLEDYMAEEERELACSSCKATTSKISSKFRTLPSKLIMSVNRFSKEAKLAKHIVPPQVLDIRPFLENLESQLPSEYTLAAQIVHIGRSKNSGHYVSHVYCEDGVWRCYDDMSVLTVSIEDEIESVDGEPAYVYFYVHQCRFQD from the exons ATGCCTATTCCCTTGTTGtatcaaagacaaaaaaaacaggaaaatttgtttgatttactAAAACGGCAAGGTGCAGCAACTTCCTTGAC TTCAGAGGAAGATTTGTCAGTAGAAAAAACCTCTTCATCTCAATTACCAAATTATGTCAGCATTTTTACCACAGCAAACTCGTATAATTTGAGATCAAAATCTTCCCAGAAAGATGAAATTACTGAAATTTTAGAAGGCACTTCAACTGAAGCTACGTCAACTCCCAAGCAGTCAAA GATGCCAGACTTCTCTAGGAATTCCTCGTTGGATGATAAACTATCCCTTGAAAATTTGTGTCTGTTGCACAAGGACAAACATACAGAGGGATTGTTTGAAGATGCCCTCATTCCATGCAATAATCGTGACTGTCGTTATTACAACCTTTTCGACaattctaagaaaaaaagcaaggaAAACAAGTTGACCACCCACACAAGTGTTCGTAAGAGAATAAGGTTCTTTCGCCCTGAAGATGAACAAGACGAGGACAACAAAGCTTGTGTTGAAACAAATTCCACTAGTACCATCCCTGTAAAAAGCTTCTACAACAAGCAAACCAAGTCACTTTCCCGATCTCCTTCACCTGTCCAAAATCTCAATGTTTCTCCCATACCCTCGCTTGTTACTGTTGACGAATTAACCGGGTCTGATTCTCAAACCTCCCATGAGCGTCCTTGGACCAGGAGCCGACCTTACATTCTCAGTGATCCAACGATTACATATCCACCTTACGATATCGG CCTCAGGAATATTGACAACACGTGTTACGTCAATGCAACCCTCCAAGCCTTGTTTGCTCTTCCCGGCTTCACTGATGATCTGGTTACGGCTTTCGAAGGCACTGAAAACTTGCCACACTTTGCTTCCTTGTTGGCCAACATGATAACCGCACGGAAGAAAGGTTTGCCCATTGAAGTGGATAAAATAAACGA AGATCTTGTCAAGAATTTGTGGATGCTTCATCCGAGCTATTCAGTCCGTGAGCAGCAAGATGCCAGTGAGTTCCTGATCAGGCTGATCGAGCATTTGAAATTGGCTTTGCCAGCTGGGCCAATCAATCCAGTTGAATCCCATTTTGAATGTGAAATGATTGAAGTGGTCCATTGCACTGC GTgcggcaagaagaaaaaacgtgCCCAGAAACACACGTCAATCTGCCTGCCCATGCCGAAAGATTCACGTAACCTAGAGCAATGTTTGGAGGATTACATGGCGGAAGAGGaacgtgaactggcgtgcagcAGTTGTAAGGCGACCACTTCGAAGATCAGCTCGAAATTCAGGACACTTCCAAG caaGCTCATAATGTCGGTGAATCGTTTCTCGAAAGAAGCAAAATTGGCAAAGCACATCGTTCCACCCCAAGTGTTAGATATTCGACCGTTCCTGGAAAACCTGGAAAGTCAGCTGCCTAGTGAGTACACCCTGGCTGCTCAAATTGTTCACATTGGCCGCTCTAAAAACtctg gtcaTTATGTTTCTCATGTTTACTGTGAAGATGGTGTTTGGCGCTGTTACGACGATATGTCCGTCTTAACTGTTTCGATtgaagatgaaattgaatctGTCGATGGTGAACCGGCCTACGTGTATTTTTACGTCCACCAATGCAGGTTCcaagattaa
- the LOC124199451 gene encoding uncharacterized protein LOC124199451: METSHAKSILKVCRRGDPLTCQRIWDVIKEIRIERKLATTKDNVVQEYCKKYNVESKYVEEQLKLFVEDKLILQKTIAVAKGSNEGVEQNIFVIPLDVPEVSQTETYENVMPDLMILQEYQDDPIVPKASQTKTYEQVMIEWISEKSLTLVSLSEKIASLQKDIDSKKQQIDTQELLINTQEQLIKSQQKENEAQRESHASAIRILMENHANTIAKIKTKVWCSNRCGSEGNYHCCGYVSYCNTICQQEHWGKGGHKKYCRRARE, translated from the exons atggaAACAAGTCACGCAAAGTCAATTCTAAAAGTTTGTCGGCGAGGAGATCCACTTACTTGCCAACGTATTTGGGATGTTATTAAAGAGATCAGAATTGAAAGGAAATTGGCCACCACGAAAGATAATGTTGTTCAGGAATATTGCAAGAAGTATAATGTAGAAAGTAAATATGTGGAAGAGCAGCTCAAGCTTTTTGTGGAAGATAAACTTATTCTGCAAAAGACCATTGCTGTAGCTAAAGGAAGTAATGAGGGGGTAGAGCAAAACATCTTCGTAATTCCA ctTGATGTTCCAGAAGTGAGCCAAACTGAAACCTATGAAAATGTTATGCCGGATTTGATGATACTTCAAGAATATCAAGATGATCCCATAGTTCCAAAAGCGAGCCAAACCAAAACTTATGAACAGGTTATGATAGAATGGATCTCTGAAAAATCATTGACTCTTGTTAGCTTGAGCGAAAAAATTGCTTCCCTTCAGAAGGATATTGACAGTAAAAAACAACAGATTGATACACAAGAACTACTAATTAATACACAAGAACAACTAATTAAGagtcaacagaaagaaaacgaagcgCAAAGAGAAAGCCACGCTTCTGCGATTCGTATCTTGATGGAAAATCATGCTAATACTATTGCTAAAATCAAAACCAAAGTTTGG tgtTCCAATCGCTGTGGGTCAGAAGGGAATTATCATTGCTGTGGTTATGTTTCATATTGCAATACTATTTGTCAACAAGAGCACTGGGGAAAAGGAGGTCACAAGAAATACTGCAGAAGGGCGAGAGAGTAG